One stretch of Actinacidiphila sp. DG2A-62 DNA includes these proteins:
- a CDS encoding pyridoxamine 5'-phosphate oxidase family protein: protein METTAPPYPQTGRNVPTRARERAAYDRATVHAILDGGYVCHLGYVRDGAPVVLPTLYARSGETLYLHGSTGSRPLRGADPGVAVCVTVTHVDGLVLARSAFHHSINYRSVVVQGTAYQVTDPREKAAALDVLVDHVVPGRAADSRPANAKELAATAVLRLELAEVSAKLRTGGPNDEPEDAQLPHWSGVIPVATGYGAPIPAADQAAETPLPDYLKPGAPRGAA, encoded by the coding sequence ATGGAGACCACGGCCCCGCCGTACCCGCAGACCGGGCGGAACGTGCCGACCCGCGCGCGCGAGCGTGCGGCGTACGACCGCGCCACGGTGCACGCCATCCTCGACGGCGGCTATGTGTGCCACCTCGGCTATGTCCGCGACGGCGCCCCGGTGGTGCTGCCGACGCTCTACGCCCGCTCCGGCGAGACGCTCTATCTGCACGGGTCGACGGGCTCGCGGCCGCTGCGGGGGGCCGATCCCGGGGTCGCGGTGTGCGTGACGGTGACCCATGTGGACGGCCTGGTGCTGGCCCGGTCGGCGTTCCACCACTCGATCAACTACCGCTCGGTGGTGGTGCAGGGCACCGCCTACCAGGTCACCGACCCGCGGGAGAAGGCGGCGGCGCTCGACGTCCTGGTCGACCACGTGGTGCCCGGCCGGGCCGCGGACTCCCGGCCGGCGAACGCCAAGGAGCTCGCGGCCACCGCGGTGCTCCGGCTGGAGCTCGCCGAGGTGTCCGCGAAGCTGCGCACCGGCGGGCCCAACGACGAGCCGGAGGACGCGCAACTCCCCCACTGGTCCGGCGTGATCCCGGTGGCCACCGGCTACGGCGCGCCGATACCCGCCGCCGACCAGGCCGCCGAGACGCCCCTGCCCGACTACCTGAAGCCGGGCGCGCCGCGCGGCGCCGCCTGA
- a CDS encoding FMN-binding negative transcriptional regulator, whose amino-acid sequence MLIHPWDAPAEDAEWRTWLAAHDFGQLAVNGLDGEPPFVQPVHVAYATGPGAYGEALLHLARPNPLWRALAAAPRVTLSVVDDYAYIPGPWHAPVGAPPEHGTPTSYYAAVQLVGVAHVLDDPEEKAELLRRRLDHFQPDGGTARPAVGEEPFGRMLSGIRGVRIEVTEVRAKFTYGGNKAREVQRRVTGLLARRDGPRDRAARAQQVRRLAAADREP is encoded by the coding sequence GTGCTCATCCACCCCTGGGACGCGCCGGCCGAGGACGCCGAGTGGCGCACCTGGCTCGCCGCCCACGACTTCGGCCAGCTGGCCGTCAACGGGCTCGACGGCGAACCCCCGTTCGTGCAGCCCGTCCACGTCGCGTACGCCACCGGGCCCGGCGCGTACGGCGAGGCGCTGCTGCACCTGGCCCGCCCCAACCCGCTGTGGCGGGCGCTGGCGGCGGCTCCCCGGGTCACCCTGAGCGTGGTCGACGACTACGCGTACATCCCCGGCCCCTGGCACGCGCCGGTCGGCGCGCCGCCCGAGCACGGCACGCCGACCAGCTACTACGCCGCGGTCCAACTGGTGGGCGTGGCGCACGTCCTGGATGACCCGGAGGAGAAGGCGGAGCTGCTGCGCCGCCGACTCGACCACTTCCAGCCGGACGGCGGCACGGCGCGGCCGGCGGTGGGCGAGGAGCCGTTCGGCCGCATGCTCTCGGGCATCCGCGGCGTGCGGATCGAGGTGACGGAGGTGCGCGCCAAGTTCACGTACGGCGGCAACAAGGCGCGGGAGGTCCAGCGCCGCGTCACCGGGCTGCTCGCCCGCCGCGACGGGCCGCGCGACCGCGCCGCCCGCGCGCAGCAGGTGCGCCGCCTCGCCGCGGCCGACCGGGAGCCGTGA
- a CDS encoding LysR family transcriptional regulator, whose protein sequence is MLSLERLRILHAIDTYGSVSAAADVLSVTTSAVSQQMAKLERETGQSLLAKSGRGVRLTDAGRLLSGHAERILSLVELAHADLEAHRGAAVGELRAGAFPTAVRGLFPEALRELRREHPQLRTVVHELEPHDQLARLARGDIDLAVVLDWYNKPLSLPGGLAKAPLFDDLVDVALPAGHQLQDSAGVDLDELADDDWIAWPDGGFCHEWLLFTLRGKGIEPRISHHAEEHATVLALVAAGLGVAVMPRLGRDPMPEGVRIVPVRHTMRRHVYAVWREDADRRPAIRVAVDALRRSAGRYGD, encoded by the coding sequence ATGTTGAGCCTGGAACGCCTGCGCATCCTGCACGCCATCGACACCTACGGCTCGGTCAGCGCCGCCGCCGACGTGCTCAGTGTGACGACCTCGGCGGTCTCGCAGCAGATGGCCAAGCTGGAGCGCGAGACCGGGCAGTCGCTGCTGGCCAAGAGCGGCCGCGGGGTCAGGCTCACCGACGCCGGCCGGCTGCTGTCCGGCCACGCCGAGCGGATACTCTCCCTGGTCGAACTGGCCCACGCCGACCTGGAGGCGCACCGCGGCGCCGCGGTCGGCGAGCTGCGGGCCGGCGCCTTCCCCACCGCGGTCCGCGGCCTGTTCCCCGAGGCGCTGCGCGAGCTGCGCCGCGAGCACCCCCAACTGCGCACCGTGGTCCACGAACTGGAGCCGCACGACCAGCTCGCCCGGCTGGCCCGCGGCGACATCGACCTGGCGGTGGTCCTCGACTGGTACAACAAGCCGCTGTCGCTGCCCGGCGGGCTGGCCAAGGCGCCCCTGTTCGACGACCTCGTGGACGTGGCGCTGCCGGCCGGCCACCAACTCCAGGACAGCGCGGGCGTCGACCTGGACGAACTCGCGGACGACGACTGGATCGCCTGGCCGGACGGCGGCTTCTGCCACGAGTGGCTGCTGTTCACCCTGCGCGGCAAGGGCATCGAGCCGCGGATCTCGCACCACGCCGAGGAGCACGCGACGGTGCTCGCCCTGGTCGCCGCGGGCCTCGGGGTCGCCGTGATGCCGCGGCTCGGCCGCGACCCGATGCCCGAGGGCGTGCGCATCGTGCCGGTCCGGCACACCATGCGCCGGCACGTCTACGCGGTCTGGCGCGAGGACGCCGACCGCCGCCCGGCGATCCGGGTGGCGGTCGACGCGCTGCGCCGATCGGCCGGCCGCTACGGCGACTGA
- a CDS encoding Rieske (2Fe-2S) protein: MAENSGFPDSPTRRGVVAAAGGVGLAAVLAACGSDSDSDSDSDSKADSGADATPSGSSSDAGATPSASGPTDASGGGGGQALAKTTDIPVGGGKVFDAQKVVVTQPTAGQFKAFSAVCTHMGCSVSGVSDGVIVCPCHGSKFHVADGSVANGPATSPLPAKQVTVSGGEITLA; the protein is encoded by the coding sequence ATGGCCGAAAACTCCGGATTCCCCGACTCCCCGACCCGTCGCGGCGTCGTGGCCGCCGCGGGTGGCGTGGGACTCGCCGCCGTGCTGGCGGCGTGCGGCTCGGACTCGGACTCGGACTCGGACTCGGACTCCAAGGCGGACTCCGGCGCGGACGCGACACCGAGCGGCTCCTCCTCGGACGCCGGTGCGACGCCCTCGGCGTCCGGGCCGACCGACGCCTCGGGCGGGGGCGGCGGCCAGGCGCTGGCGAAGACCACGGACATCCCCGTCGGCGGCGGCAAGGTCTTCGACGCCCAGAAGGTGGTCGTCACCCAACCGACCGCGGGGCAGTTCAAGGCGTTCTCGGCGGTCTGCACCCACATGGGCTGCTCGGTCTCCGGCGTCTCCGACGGCGTCATCGTCTGCCCGTGCCACGGCAGCAAGTTCCACGTCGCCGACGGCAGCGTGGCCAACGGCCCGGCGACCTCGCCGCTGCCCGCCAAGCAGGTCACCGTCTCCGGCGGCGAGATCACGCTGGCCTGA
- a CDS encoding pyridoxine/pyridoxamine 5'-phosphate oxidase gives MGTDGTDGTGAGDGAAERDAELLARMRAAPVLAGELPRFDPGDAPAAPGPLFARWLERALADRLPEPHVMTLSTAGPGGEPGARVLMLRGVDSADCAFLFASDARSPKGRDLAANPRAALTFYWPGHGRQIRLTGPVAVLGPEAARQDYLGRSPASRAAGFTGRQSAPLSGPEEYERATREARAHVAADPAAVPATHTVYRLRAREAEFFQADPARGHLRLRYARTADGGWDRTLLWP, from the coding sequence ATGGGCACGGACGGCACGGACGGCACGGGGGCGGGCGACGGGGCCGCGGAGCGCGACGCGGAGCTGCTCGCGCGGATGCGGGCCGCGCCGGTGCTCGCCGGGGAGCTGCCCCGGTTCGACCCGGGGGACGCGCCCGCCGCGCCCGGACCGCTGTTCGCGCGGTGGCTGGAGCGCGCGCTGGCCGACCGGCTGCCGGAACCGCACGTGATGACGCTGAGCACGGCCGGCCCCGGCGGCGAACCCGGCGCCCGGGTGCTGATGCTGCGGGGCGTCGACAGCGCGGACTGCGCCTTCCTCTTCGCCTCCGACGCCCGCAGCCCCAAGGGGCGCGACCTGGCCGCCAACCCGCGGGCCGCGCTCACCTTCTACTGGCCCGGGCACGGCCGGCAAATCAGGCTCACCGGCCCGGTCGCCGTCCTCGGCCCCGAGGCCGCCCGGCAGGACTACCTCGGGCGCAGCCCCGCCTCCCGCGCGGCCGGCTTCACCGGACGGCAGAGCGCACCGCTGTCCGGCCCCGAGGAGTACGAACGGGCGACCCGCGAGGCGCGCGCCCACGTGGCCGCGGACCCGGCGGCCGTCCCCGCCACACACACCGTCTACCGGCTGCGCGCGCGGGAGGCGGAGTTCTTCCAGGCCGACCCCGCGCGCGGACACCTGCGGCTGCGGTACGCCCGCACCGCGGACGGCGGCTGGGACCGCACCCTGCTCTGGCCGTGA
- a CDS encoding EamA family transporter, producing the protein MQGTSGAGPARAKSRGLGLALASAVAFGGSGAAAKPLIEAGFTPLHVVWMRVAGAALVLLPVALRHRALPRLRPGLLLGFGALGVAGCQGLYFLAISRIPVGVAILVEYLGPALLLGWVRYVQRRPVSRAAALGVLLAVSGMACVVEIWSGLAFDALGLLCAFGAACCQVAYFVLADHGAAGDDAPDPVAVIAYGLLVGAALLTAVSRPWNLPFGTLTHRAALDDREVPAVLLLGWLVLVATVVAYLTGVVAVRRLSPQVAGVVACVEAVVGTVLAWTLLGEHLGASQIAGGLLVLCGAFVAQTAAAPHAPVTAPVPEPPEPPEPLPEPAADALPPPTSQVRR; encoded by the coding sequence ATGCAGGGGACATCGGGGGCCGGCCCGGCGCGGGCGAAATCCAGGGGGCTGGGGCTCGCCCTGGCGTCCGCGGTCGCCTTCGGCGGGAGCGGGGCCGCCGCCAAGCCGCTGATCGAGGCCGGGTTCACACCGCTGCACGTGGTGTGGATGCGGGTCGCGGGCGCGGCGCTCGTGCTGCTGCCCGTCGCGCTGCGGCACCGCGCGCTGCCCCGGCTGCGGCCCGGACTGCTGCTGGGCTTCGGCGCGTTGGGCGTCGCCGGGTGTCAGGGCCTGTACTTCCTGGCGATCTCCCGCATCCCGGTCGGCGTCGCGATCCTGGTGGAGTACCTCGGTCCCGCGCTGCTGCTCGGCTGGGTCCGCTATGTGCAGCGCCGCCCGGTCAGCCGGGCCGCGGCGCTGGGGGTGCTGCTCGCGGTGTCCGGCATGGCGTGTGTGGTGGAGATCTGGTCGGGGCTCGCCTTCGACGCGCTCGGCCTGCTCTGCGCGTTCGGCGCGGCGTGCTGCCAGGTCGCCTACTTCGTGCTCGCCGACCACGGCGCCGCGGGCGACGACGCCCCCGATCCGGTCGCCGTCATCGCCTACGGCCTCCTCGTCGGCGCCGCCCTGCTCACCGCCGTCTCCCGGCCGTGGAACCTCCCCTTCGGCACGCTCACCCACCGGGCCGCGCTCGACGACCGGGAGGTGCCGGCGGTGCTGCTGCTGGGCTGGCTCGTCCTCGTGGCCACCGTCGTCGCCTATCTCACCGGCGTGGTGGCGGTCCGCCGGCTCAGCCCCCAGGTCGCCGGCGTCGTCGCCTGCGTCGAGGCGGTCGTCGGGACCGTGCTGGCCTGGACACTCCTCGGCGAGCACCTCGGCGCGTCCCAGATCGCGGGCGGACTCCTCGTGCTGTGCGGCGCGTTCGTCGCCCAGACCGCGGCGGCGCCGCACGCACCGGTGACCGCTCCTGTGCCGGAGCCGCCGGAGCCGCCGGAGCCGCTGCCCGAGCCGGCCGCCGACGCCCTGCCCCCACCCACCTCACAGGTCCGGCGCTAG
- a CDS encoding aminotransferase class I/II-fold pyridoxal phosphate-dependent enzyme, translating into MLGAYRITGRGASGIAADIEGAVGAGALRPGQALPPLRELARELDVNPNTVAAAYRLLRDRGVIETAGRRGSRVRTRPATAPRDALRIDLPPGTRDVSTGNPDTALLPPLAEALAAAAAHHAAAPALYGGPVTDAELAAAARAAFDADGVPAGPIGLASGSLDAMERVLTAHLRPGDAVAVEDPGWGSVHDLAPALGLRVVPVGVDDEGPMAEDVAGALEVGARALVVTDRGQNPTGAALSAARAARLRDLLADHPSVLVIDDDHVHGLTSLPLHCLSGATDHWALVRSTAKAYGPDLRLAVYTGDAVTVDRVRGRHRLGAGWVSHLLQRAVLHLWRTGAVDTEATARSYDLRRDALLAALAERGVVAHGRSGMNVWVPVSDETGAVAGLLQRGWAVAPGARFRARSAPGLRITVSPLGADDIAPLADAVAKTLRPSGSGRYA; encoded by the coding sequence GTGCTAGGAGCATATCGGATCACCGGTCGGGGCGCATCGGGTATCGCCGCGGACATCGAGGGCGCCGTCGGCGCGGGCGCGCTGCGCCCGGGTCAAGCGCTGCCGCCGCTGCGGGAGTTGGCGCGCGAACTCGACGTCAACCCCAACACCGTCGCCGCCGCCTACCGCCTGCTGCGCGACCGCGGCGTCATCGAGACGGCCGGACGCCGCGGCAGCAGGGTGCGGACCCGCCCGGCGACGGCGCCGCGCGACGCCCTGCGCATCGACCTCCCGCCCGGCACGCGGGACGTGTCCACCGGCAACCCCGACACCGCCCTGCTGCCGCCGCTCGCCGAGGCGCTCGCCGCGGCCGCCGCCCACCACGCGGCGGCGCCCGCCCTCTACGGCGGCCCGGTGACCGACGCGGAACTGGCCGCCGCGGCCCGCGCCGCCTTCGACGCCGACGGCGTGCCCGCCGGCCCGATCGGCCTCGCCTCGGGCTCCCTCGACGCGATGGAACGCGTCCTCACCGCGCACCTGCGCCCGGGCGACGCGGTCGCCGTCGAGGACCCCGGCTGGGGCAGCGTCCACGACCTCGCGCCGGCGCTCGGCCTGCGGGTGGTCCCCGTCGGCGTGGACGACGAGGGGCCGATGGCCGAGGACGTCGCCGGTGCGCTGGAGGTCGGGGCCCGCGCGCTCGTGGTCACCGACCGGGGCCAGAACCCCACCGGCGCCGCGCTGTCCGCGGCCCGCGCCGCACGCCTGCGGGACCTGCTCGCCGACCACCCCTCCGTGCTCGTCATCGACGACGACCATGTGCACGGCCTGACCTCCCTCCCGCTGCACTGCCTGTCCGGCGCCACCGACCACTGGGCGCTGGTGCGTTCGACCGCCAAGGCGTACGGCCCCGACCTGCGGCTCGCCGTGTACACCGGCGACGCCGTGACCGTCGACCGGGTGCGCGGCCGGCACCGGCTCGGCGCCGGCTGGGTCAGCCACCTCCTCCAGCGCGCCGTCCTCCACCTGTGGCGCACCGGCGCCGTCGACACCGAGGCCACCGCCCGCTCGTACGACCTGCGCCGCGACGCCCTGCTGGCCGCCCTGGCCGAGCGCGGCGTCGTCGCCCACGGGCGCAGCGGCATGAACGTCTGGGTGCCGGTGTCCGACGAGACCGGCGCCGTCGCCGGACTGCTCCAGCGCGGCTGGGCGGTGGCGCCCGGCGCCCGCTTCCGCGCGCGCTCGGCTCCCGGTCTGCGGATCACCGTCTCCCCGCTCGGCGCCGACGACATCGCGCCCCTCGCCGACGCCGTCGCGAAGACGCTGCGCCCCTCCGGCTCCGGGCGCTACGCCTGA
- a CDS encoding S9 family peptidase — protein sequence MDKITPPAGPPAHQPPGHTTGRPAGRPPHQPADSDAFPAQYARTRRFSLGAPRAFTLAPDGSFALFLRTRGPEDATGCLWRADEAGEHLLLDPAALDRAAGEIPEAERIRRERAREHTSGIVGYATDAAARVIVLALDGELWTLGCDGGAPRRVRTAGPVVDPRPDPLGRRVAYVTGGALRVVELDGGDTAGGGSDGGGSDGGEDRLLAGPEGPEVVYGLAEHVASESMHRPRGYWWAPDGERLLAARVDTSPVSRWWIADPADPARPPRAVPYPAAGTANADVSLHILGVDGSRTEVAWDRAAFEYLTSAAWDAHGPLIGVQSRDQRTLRVLGCDPDTGATHLLHEQRDPAWVELVPGTPARTASGALVHTVDDGATRRLTVGGEPVTPEGLQVRDVLSVDGASVLFVASDEPTEEHLWSYAPPHGDGSGVGAGPVRLSDGPGLHEGRRAGDTLLLISHTEDGDVFRLSAGGRSRPIASLAARPAVVPRPLWLRAGEYEVRTALLLPSWYRLPGKEAGDSGGREPEAEGRGARVRETSDGRDPEGGPLPLPVLMAPYGGPALQLVVRARTARLCEAQWFAEQGFAVVVADGRGTPGRGPEWDKSIHLDSLGGPVEDQVTALHAAAEHLAARGGRLDLGRVAVRGWSFGGSLATMAVLRRPDVFHAAICGAGPSDQRLYDTHWRERFLGHPDEEPEAYRRSSPIEEAAALTRPLLLVHGMADDNVVPAHTLRMSAALLAAGRPHQVLPLSHVTHSPSDPVVVEGLLRHQLDFLRASLNTAASRPV from the coding sequence ATGGACAAGATCACTCCGCCCGCGGGGCCGCCCGCGCATCAGCCCCCCGGCCACACCACCGGCCGGCCCGCGGGCCGGCCGCCCCACCAGCCCGCCGACTCCGACGCCTTCCCCGCCCAGTACGCCCGCACCCGCCGCTTCAGCCTCGGGGCGCCGCGCGCCTTCACCCTCGCCCCCGACGGCTCCTTCGCGCTCTTCCTGCGCACCCGCGGCCCCGAGGACGCCACCGGCTGCCTGTGGCGCGCGGACGAGGCGGGCGAGCACCTGCTGCTCGACCCCGCCGCCCTCGACCGGGCGGCCGGCGAGATCCCGGAGGCCGAGCGGATACGGCGCGAGCGCGCCCGCGAGCACACGTCGGGGATCGTCGGGTACGCCACCGACGCGGCGGCCCGCGTGATCGTCCTGGCCCTCGACGGCGAGCTGTGGACGCTGGGCTGCGACGGCGGCGCGCCGCGCCGGGTGCGCACCGCGGGTCCGGTGGTCGACCCGCGTCCCGACCCGCTGGGCCGCCGCGTCGCGTACGTCACCGGCGGCGCGCTGCGCGTCGTCGAACTGGACGGGGGCGATACGGCCGGGGGCGGATCGGACGGCGGCGGATCGGACGGCGGCGAGGACCGGCTGCTGGCCGGCCCGGAGGGCCCCGAGGTGGTGTACGGCCTCGCCGAGCACGTCGCCTCGGAGTCGATGCACCGTCCCCGCGGCTACTGGTGGGCGCCGGACGGCGAGCGGCTGCTCGCGGCCCGCGTGGACACCTCCCCGGTGTCCCGCTGGTGGATCGCCGACCCGGCGGACCCGGCGCGCCCACCGCGCGCGGTGCCGTATCCCGCCGCGGGGACCGCCAACGCCGACGTCTCGCTGCACATCCTCGGCGTCGACGGGTCGCGGACCGAGGTCGCCTGGGACCGGGCCGCGTTCGAGTACCTCACCTCGGCCGCCTGGGACGCGCACGGCCCGCTGATCGGCGTGCAGAGCCGCGACCAGCGCACCCTGCGGGTGCTGGGGTGCGACCCCGACACCGGCGCCACCCATCTGCTGCACGAGCAGCGCGATCCCGCGTGGGTCGAACTGGTCCCCGGCACCCCGGCCCGTACCGCCTCCGGCGCGCTCGTGCACACCGTGGACGACGGCGCGACCCGGCGGCTGACGGTCGGCGGCGAGCCGGTGACGCCCGAGGGGCTCCAGGTGCGCGACGTCCTCTCGGTGGACGGCGCCTCGGTGCTGTTCGTCGCGAGCGACGAGCCGACCGAGGAGCACCTGTGGTCGTACGCGCCCCCGCACGGGGACGGCTCGGGGGTCGGAGCCGGGCCGGTGCGGCTCAGCGACGGGCCGGGCCTGCACGAGGGTCGGCGCGCCGGCGACACGCTGCTGCTGATCTCGCACACCGAGGACGGGGACGTCTTCCGGCTGTCCGCGGGCGGCCGCAGCCGCCCGATCGCCTCGCTGGCGGCGCGGCCCGCCGTGGTGCCCAGGCCCCTGTGGCTGCGGGCGGGCGAGTACGAGGTGCGCACGGCGTTGCTGTTGCCCTCCTGGTACCGGCTGCCCGGCAAGGAGGCGGGAGACTCGGGCGGGCGGGAACCGGAGGCGGAGGGTCGAGGTGCGCGGGTCCGGGAGACGTCGGACGGGCGGGACCCGGAGGGCGGGCCGCTGCCGCTGCCGGTGCTGATGGCGCCCTACGGCGGGCCCGCCCTCCAACTCGTGGTGCGCGCCAGGACCGCGCGGCTGTGCGAGGCGCAGTGGTTCGCCGAGCAGGGCTTCGCGGTGGTGGTGGCCGACGGGCGCGGCACGCCGGGACGCGGTCCCGAGTGGGACAAGTCCATCCACCTGGACTCGCTCGGCGGACCGGTCGAGGACCAGGTCACCGCGCTGCACGCCGCCGCGGAGCACCTGGCGGCGCGCGGCGGCCGGCTGGACCTGGGCCGGGTGGCCGTCCGGGGGTGGAGCTTCGGCGGCTCGCTGGCCACGATGGCGGTGCTGCGCCGGCCCGATGTCTTCCACGCGGCGATCTGCGGGGCCGGCCCGAGCGACCAGCGGTTGTACGACACGCACTGGCGCGAGCGCTTCCTCGGCCACCCTGACGAGGAGCCGGAGGCCTACCGCCGCTCGTCCCCCATCGAGGAGGCCGCGGCGCTGACCCGGCCGCTGCTGCTGGTGCACGGGATGGCCGACGACAACGTGGTCCCGGCGCACACCCTGCGGATGTCCGCGGCGCTGCTGGCCGCGGGACGGCCGCACCAGGTGCTGCCGCTGTCGCACGTCACCCATTCGCCGTCCGACCCCGTGGTGGTGGAGGGACTGTTGCGACACCAGTTGGACTTTTTGCGCGCGTCGTTGAACACCGCGGCGTCCCGGCCCGTATGA
- a CDS encoding Clp protease N-terminal domain-containing protein — MRAVAAAARRRAVRDGDRQADTAHLLHSLLERDPAAREACDDGTGRIVRVLGYLVQRSIGYGMRWSGSVEDSGAVPVVSERGERGGGGAGGVGAAGGVGGSGRGGLRGGGLRDVSRAPGGSGGDAATVRAGGASGSRSEAARSLRAGGTVAWSPAAAAALRAAVILAEERGRAQADGTDLLDALVADPGCRAVEVLRTAGLDVSRYRDDGPVAS; from the coding sequence GTGCGCGCGGTCGCCGCGGCGGCCCGCCGGCGTGCGGTCAGGGACGGCGACCGCCAGGCCGACACCGCGCACCTGCTGCACTCCCTCCTGGAACGCGATCCGGCGGCGCGCGAGGCCTGCGACGACGGCACCGGCCGGATCGTCCGCGTGCTCGGCTATCTGGTGCAGCGCAGCATCGGCTACGGGATGCGGTGGAGCGGGTCGGTCGAGGACTCCGGCGCGGTGCCGGTCGTCTCCGAACGCGGCGAACGGGGCGGGGGCGGCGCCGGTGGTGTGGGTGCCGCCGGCGGTGTGGGCGGCTCGGGCCGCGGTGGGCTGCGGGGCGGTGGGTTGCGCGATGTGTCGCGCGCGCCGGGCGGGTCCGGCGGGGACGCCGCGACGGTCCGGGCGGGTGGGGCGAGCGGGTCCCGGTCCGAGGCGGCGCGGTCGCTGCGGGCCGGCGGGACCGTCGCGTGGAGTCCCGCCGCGGCGGCCGCGCTGCGCGCCGCCGTGATCCTCGCCGAGGAACGCGGCCGGGCGCAGGCCGACGGCACCGACCTGCTGGACGCGCTGGTGGCCGACCCCGGCTGCCGCGCGGTGGAGGTGCTGCGCACCGCCGGACTGGATGTCAGCCGCTACCGGGATGACGGTCCTGTCGCGAGCTGA
- a CDS encoding DMT family transporter, which translates to MSAPAESRPAAAAAASDTDPDPSAASAASPASPSPAASSASSASSPSPSAARGAAGLGRFVDWRIRFVALGLVWGFSFLFMKVGNEAFAPLQVTLGRMVFGTAVLAVAVAVTRERLPRGGRTWLHLFVAAILLNSLPFSLFATAEQTIPSMLAGMCNAATPLFSMLVSVVALSEDRPSRQRFAGVGIGFIGVLTVLGAWQGFSGEDPGGTLMALTAAVSYAVGWAYVRRTLAGNGGSHLAMSAGQLGIGTLQLLVVTPFFTSLPHSYPARSVLSVLALGALGTGLAFLVQYGLVAEKGPTIGSMVTYLIPIVATAAGVLLLGESLSWNEPVGAVVILFGAALTQRRPRSGAAVRASGVAGSDAPTAAAREDRAPQAGARETAEAQA; encoded by the coding sequence ATGAGCGCACCAGCCGAGAGCCGCCCCGCCGCAGCGGCGGCCGCATCCGACACCGATCCCGACCCATCCGCCGCGTCCGCGGCGTCCCCCGCGTCCCCCTCGCCCGCTGCGTCCTCTGCGTCCTCTGCGTCCTCGCCCTCGCCGTCCGCCGCGCGCGGGGCCGCCGGGCTCGGGCGCTTCGTGGACTGGCGCATCCGCTTCGTCGCGCTCGGCCTGGTGTGGGGCTTCAGCTTCCTGTTCATGAAGGTGGGGAATGAAGCCTTCGCGCCGCTTCAGGTCACGCTCGGGCGGATGGTGTTCGGGACGGCCGTGCTGGCGGTGGCGGTCGCGGTCACACGGGAGCGGCTGCCGCGCGGCGGGCGCACCTGGCTGCATCTGTTCGTCGCCGCGATACTGCTCAACTCGCTGCCGTTCTCGCTCTTCGCGACGGCCGAACAGACCATCCCGTCGATGCTCGCGGGGATGTGCAACGCCGCGACGCCGCTGTTCTCGATGCTGGTCTCGGTCGTCGCGCTCTCCGAGGACCGGCCGTCGCGGCAGCGCTTCGCCGGTGTCGGCATAGGCTTCATCGGCGTGCTCACCGTCCTCGGGGCCTGGCAGGGCTTCTCCGGGGAGGACCCCGGGGGCACGCTCATGGCGCTCACGGCGGCGGTCAGCTACGCGGTCGGCTGGGCCTATGTGCGCCGTACCCTGGCCGGCAACGGCGGCTCCCACCTGGCGATGTCCGCGGGGCAGTTGGGGATCGGCACCCTGCAACTGCTGGTGGTAACGCCCTTCTTCACCTCGCTGCCGCACTCCTACCCGGCCAGGTCGGTGCTGTCGGTGCTGGCACTCGGCGCGCTCGGCACGGGGCTGGCGTTCCTGGTGCAGTACGGCCTGGTCGCCGAGAAGGGCCCGACGATCGGCTCGATGGTCACGTATCTGATACCCATCGTCGCCACCGCTGCCGGCGTGCTGCTGCTCGGCGAGTCGCTGAGCTGGAACGAACCGGTGGGCGCCGTGGTGATCCTGTTCGGCGCGGCGCTCACCCAGCGCCGGCCCAGGTCGGGCGCCGCCGTGCGGGCGAGCGGCGTGGCCGGGTCCGACGCACCGACCGCGGCCGCGCGGGAGGACCGGGCGCCGCAGGCCGGAGCGCGGGAGACCGCCGAGGCTCAGGCGTAG